DNA sequence from the Leptospira perdikensis genome:
CCATTTTCCCGGAATGAACCCCAATTCCCCGTAATGTGATGGAGTTTTGGATCGTTTTTCTGTGTATCGCCGTTACCATAATCAGTTCCTACTTACAAATTTGTAGAAAAGGGGGTAGGGACAATTCCAAAACCGGTAGTCCAAGTCAAAAAAATGTCTCCTTTTTACAACAATGTGGTGGGAATGTGACGGCCCTTTTTGTGCGCCAATCCCAAGATTTTTGCTACAAATTGGGTCGTACTTTACGTGTTAGTGCTTAAAAAGCACTGAGTGCGGAGCGAATGAAACTAGTCACCGGAGCTTGTTCTCTCGTATCTTCAAGGCCTTCTCTTAGTTCTTTCAAAACCACTTGGGCATCACCGAGCGTTGTGTTTACGGACTTGTGGACATCACTTTCGTTGATCAGTTTTCCAAGGGTTCCCTGTCCTTCGTTGATTTTCCCTGTGATATTGGCTATATTTTGCACTGTTTTCCGGATGTCAGAACGATTCTCGGCGATGAGTTCGGAAAGAGAGACGAGTGGGTCTTGGGTTACCTTTCCTTGGATGGGCATGAGTTTTCCTGATCTGGGAGAGATTTCCACTTTGGTGAGAGCAGGTTCCGCGAGCATATATTCTTTCGTTTTTGGATCCACGGGAAACTTGGAACCGGGGTCCAGGGCCACCACACGACCCGATAAAAGGCTTTCGTTCTTAATTGTGATTTCGTAATTCGAGAAGAGTTGTACTTTCCCTTTTAAAAGCAAGGTGAGTTCTACCTTGGTTCCAATTCCTGTCTCGCCGTCGGGGAGAAGGGTTCCATATTCGTCGATCTGCACCAATCGAATTTTAGAAACATATCCAAAGGGAACTCCATGGATGGTGACTTTGTTTCCGATTTTGATACCTTCCGCATCAGGAAAATAAACGGGAAGTTGGTATCCCGATTTTTGAAAAGGACCACCTTCTGTGACAATTGTGAAATAACCCACAGCCACAAGAGAAAAGATAAACAGAAGTCCAACGATGAGAGCACGACCTATGGTAGGCATTCCCTAAAGTTCTCCTAAAGTGAAAGGCAAAGTCAATTGGATTTTCCTTTTTTTAATTCAGAATGATCGAGAATCATTGGGCCGACTGTATTTCCATGAATGAACTGTTGGATGACGGGATTTGCAGATTTTTGGATCTCTTCAGAGGTCCCACAAAACAAAACTTTCCCTTCGTAGAGAAAACTAATCCTGTCAGCAATCCTATATGCAGAACTCATGTCATGTGTAACCACAATGGACGTAAGACCAAGTTCTTTTTGCAATCGAATGACTAAATCATTAATGACATTGGACATAACAGGATCAAGGCCCGATG
Encoded proteins:
- the mce gene encoding mammalian cell entry protein Mce, with amino-acid sequence MPTIGRALIVGLLFIFSLVAVGYFTIVTEGGPFQKSGYQLPVYFPDAEGIKIGNKVTIHGVPFGYVSKIRLVQIDEYGTLLPDGETGIGTKVELTLLLKGKVQLFSNYEITIKNESLLSGRVVALDPGSKFPVDPKTKEYMLAEPALTKVEISPRSGKLMPIQGKVTQDPLVSLSELIAENRSDIRKTVQNIANITGKINEGQGTLGKLINESDVHKSVNTTLGDAQVVLKELREGLEDTREQAPVTSFIRSALSAF